The DNA region TCATTACTCACTTCGCTACGCACTTTCAGTACACCGCTTTGCTTGTTAGTAATTGAAGCATTGATGAAGATACCATCAGAGCCCATATTGGTCATATTGAAGTGTTGTTCTGGAGTCGAGATGAGCCACACGTCTCTATAGATACCTCCCCAGAATGTAAAATCGGCTGATATCGGCGTAATGTCTTTCCTTGAATTGTCCACTGTGATTTCAATCGTATTCTCTTTTTGAATGTAATTGGTGATATCCATCGTGAAGGCGGTATATCCACCTGCATGACAGCCTGCTTTATTACCGTTCACACTAACCGTAGCTGCTTTGCTGGCCGCATCTACCTTCAGATAATAACGACGTCCTTTCACTATGTCAGGTAAAACAAGTGTACGCCTGTAAAGTCCTTCTCCCTGGTAGTAATTCCGTTGTTTGTAGGCATCTTGGTTAAAGGTATGGGGAAGATTGACTGACTCCCATTTCTCGTCCATAGGTTTACGAAATTCCCAATTGTCATTGATGGTTTTCATTTCCCTTTGCGCTTGCAAAGTGGCAGTGGCAAGCATTGTTATTGCGGCAAGCACTCCTATTTTGAGCAGAATTCTATTTATCATAATCTTTTCATTATTATTATTTGAATTTTGGCTTTTGGTCAATTTCATAATTTTTTTTATTGATAGTTCATGTGGAACTTCTCATAATATGTATGATCTTTAGGGAAATCCTCACCTTCCCAAGCCTTCTTTGATGTCCATGATTCAGCTGGTGCTGTCCAGAATGAATGATCAGCCGGTAGCCCTAATGGCAAGAATGCCAATGACGCTAAATAAAGGCTTCCATTATTAGTATATACATTGGCAGTATCGGGTTGTTTGCCGTTGAAGCCAAGCGTCAGAAATCCATTTTCATTGAAATTTCGTTCATCGGCAAACATTCGTTGGATAACAGCAGTCATTGCCGCTCTTACTTGACCATTACTGAGCTCTTTAGGCAATAGCTCTTTCCAAGCTACCAAGGCTAAAGGTTGGAGTACGCCGGTTCGATAAGTGATGGAGCGCCCAAATACAGGAAATGTACCTTCAGGAGATATAAGATGTTCCAAAATTACACTGTAACGCTGCATACGCTTGGTGGCATGCAAAAATGTGGTCCCTGCCCATTCCCGTTTAATTTTTCCGCCATTGGTAAGTACTTCCATGCATTCGAATAGCATAGGGTGAATGACAAAACTATTATAATAGTCGAATGCAAACGAAGGCCCATCCGAATACCATCCATCGCCAATGTACCATTCTGAAACTTTGCGCAAAGCAGAGTCAATACGGTAGTAGTCGGCTTTTCCTTCCACTTTGTGAAGAAAAGCTTCTATGGTTGAAGTGAAGAGTAACCAATTGGTGTACAGTGGATTGATACGCCGCAAGGAAATAAATTGGGTTATATAGCGTTCTTTAGTGATATTGTCAAGTGGCATCCAAAGCGAATCATAACCACGGATAAAGCTTTCTGCAATATAAGCAGCATCAACTAAGGTCTGAAAATTTTCACTCCATAGTAAATAGTCTGGAGATGACGGATCAACAGCATTTTTATAACTCTTTAAAGCCCAAATCCTTAATTGCTTTCTTTGCCTGCTTTCTGCTGAATCATCATCGGGCAACGAAAGCCAGGGTGCAACTCCGGCCATCAGGCGGCCAAAACATTCCATATAAGAGACACGTTTATCGCGTCCGTCCCAAGTAGGGCTAAGTTCAAGCTGCATATTCTCCTGCAACTTTCCTTCACTCATATTGCTTAATACTGGCGCTGCCATTCGATACATGATTTTATACCACATCTCACGGTCTGATATTTCTTTCCCTTTTTTCTTCTGTTTAGCACATAAGTCGGCAGAAGAAAATAAAAATAATATTGTAAACAAATATAAAGTAATCTTATTCATCTAATTATTTTTTTATTTTAAAAAGCGTACCCGTTCGCAAGCGGCGAGCAAAAACACTCCCACTCCAAAATTGTAATATGAATCTGCATCAACTATTTGTCCAGGGATGGCCTTTTCGCCGATAGGTTGAATATATCCTATCTTTCCATCAGCTTGTAATGCCACAGTTTTTAGGTATTTCCATGATTTTTCTGCTATTGGTAAATAGGTGTTCGCATCAAGTAGTCCATTATTAATTCCCCACAGATAACTGTAGGTAAAAAGGGCTGTTCCGCTTGTCTCAGCTCCCGGCGCTTGGTTAGGATCAATAAGGCTGCGTGTCCAATATCCTTCGGGTTGCTGGCAGGTAGCCAAAGCTTTAGCCATGGCTTGGTATCGAGCAATATATTCTGGGCGGTATTTGTCGTTAGTCGGCAATTGTTTCAATACTTTAGCTAATGCAGCGAATGCCCATCCATTTCCACGTGCCCAAAAATCCTTTTTACCATTAATTGTCTGATGAACTGGATATAAATATTTGGCATCCCGATAGTAAAGTCCGGCTTCGGTGTCATACATTATACTATCTGTAGTTGCTAAATATTGATACAACTTTTCCAGATACAATGGATTCTGTGTTATGTCATACATCTTCACCATGACTGGCATTACCATGTAAAGGGCATCTACCCAATGCCAGTAATCAAGTTTAAGTGTAGACATTTGATATTCCATCACTTCTCGGGCACGGGCTATTTTCATTGTGTCTGCATTAAGTTTATATAGATCCGCGTAGGTCTGAAAGCAGATTTGCCAATCTCCAAAAAGCACATATTCCGGTGTTTCACCATAAGTGCTTAGCCATTCTGACTTATTGTTGCCAGTAGCACCTTTCCATTGATTGTATTCAGCCCAATCAATGGAATATTGCATATAGCTTTTATTTCCGGTCAGCGCATAAACTTCCATATTTCCGGTATGATAAACGGCGTCATCCCAAAATGAGCGGACTTGTGCTTTGTGGGTAGATTGATATTGCTGATTTACTCGATGGATAATCTCCAACACTTCTTCTGCGGTTTCAGTACTTTCTTTCTTATTGTTGCATGAAGCAACTAATAATATAAGAATTCCTAATATATATTTTATGTAATGCATATTTCGGTTAATGGTTGATTAATAGTATAGTAGACTTATCTCATAAAAAGCTACACTTAAAAAATGAATTGATGCAATTCTATTGACGATTATATCTTTATTAATAGAGCTTGCACCAATTCATTTTTCTATGCAGATTATTGCTCATCGGCAACAGCTTCTTCCCAAGTTTTCCATTTCTCAACTGATGGGTTATAGCCATCATAACCAGGATTCTGACTCAGTTCACCTAATAAATTTGCATCAATGGCGCTTTGTGGTATGGGCCAGTTGATATTGTGGCGTCCCATAGTGTATTTACGCCCTTTTACTATTGGAGCATCGGGCTTATTATAATAATTGTTGTACTTGCAGATGCGATGCCACCAAAAACTGTCTTCATGAAGTTTATTTATATCATAAGTCTTTCCTTCGTTGTCAGGTTTCCCACTCAAGGCCAAGGAATACGAAATGCGGCTTAGTTCAGTAAATCTCCATTCTTCCATATAAAGTTCGCGAGCACGTTCATCCACAATGTTATCTATATCAACTTTGGAATAGAGGATTTTGCATTTTGCACGTTTGCGGATGGCATTGACGTCTGCCGTAGCTTCTTCAATATTGCCCAAGTAGTAATTAGCTTCTGCACGTAGCAGATAAGTTTCGGCCAATCGGTACAAATAAAAATCAGCGTATCCGCTACCCTGATAATTATTAAGGTTAGCAGCTTCATCTTCGGGAGATTCTGACCATGTTTTGTAGTGTGGCCAGTCAAACCAAGTACGTATGGTGTCACTACAAAGAATCTGTTTTTCTCCTTTTTCATTGATGTGGATATAGCTTAGGTTCTGGCCATAGTATGCTGAGTTCGGATTGTTGT from Bacteroides sp. MSB163 includes:
- a CDS encoding glycoside hydrolase family 88 protein, which translates into the protein MHYIKYILGILILLVASCNNKKESTETAEEVLEIIHRVNQQYQSTHKAQVRSFWDDAVYHTGNMEVYALTGNKSYMQYSIDWAEYNQWKGATGNNKSEWLSTYGETPEYVLFGDWQICFQTYADLYKLNADTMKIARAREVMEYQMSTLKLDYWHWVDALYMVMPVMVKMYDITQNPLYLEKLYQYLATTDSIMYDTEAGLYYRDAKYLYPVHQTINGKKDFWARGNGWAFAALAKVLKQLPTNDKYRPEYIARYQAMAKALATCQQPEGYWTRSLIDPNQAPGAETSGTALFTYSYLWGINNGLLDANTYLPIAEKSWKYLKTVALQADGKIGYIQPIGEKAIPGQIVDADSYYNFGVGVFLLAACERVRFLK
- a CDS encoding DUF2264 domain-containing protein, yielding MNKITLYLFTILFLFSSADLCAKQKKKGKEISDREMWYKIMYRMAAPVLSNMSEGKLQENMQLELSPTWDGRDKRVSYMECFGRLMAGVAPWLSLPDDDSAESRQRKQLRIWALKSYKNAVDPSSPDYLLWSENFQTLVDAAYIAESFIRGYDSLWMPLDNITKERYITQFISLRRINPLYTNWLLFTSTIEAFLHKVEGKADYYRIDSALRKVSEWYIGDGWYSDGPSFAFDYYNSFVIHPMLFECMEVLTNGGKIKREWAGTTFLHATKRMQRYSVILEHLISPEGTFPVFGRSITYRTGVLQPLALVAWKELLPKELSNGQVRAAMTAVIQRMFADERNFNENGFLTLGFNGKQPDTANVYTNNGSLYLASLAFLPLGLPADHSFWTAPAESWTSKKAWEGEDFPKDHTYYEKFHMNYQ